CCAGGACCCTCCCTGGCCCCATGACCCCTGACCTTCCAAGTGACCTCCCTGGACCTTGACCCCTGTGACTATTCTTGCCATCATACCCTGTGACTGTGGCCCTGGCTCCCCTTGGGGGTCTTACTGGTCTGGGCCTCCCCAGAAAAATGTGGGGAAGGCTCTGGCCCCTCTTCCTGAGCTTCCTCACAGCATCTGCAGTCCCTGGACCCTCACTGCGGAGACCATCCAGAGAACTAGATGCCATACCACGGATGACCATCCCCTATGAAGgttagacacccccccccccccccgccaaatttGAAACGCAGCAGGAGCCAggtctgggagtggggaggacacCCCAGGGCTGGGCTCACTACTCCCACTCTCCCCAAGAGCTCTCCAGGACCCGGCACTTCAAGGGCCGAGCCCAGAACTACTCAACGCTGCTGCTGGAGGAGTCTTCAGCAAGACTGCTGGTTGGAGCCCGAGgtgccctcttctctctcaatGCCCGTGACATAGGAGATGGGGCTCACAAAGAGGTTAGCCCTTAGAACCTGGAACACCCAGAGGATCTCCGGCTTTATCCACCTCCCTGGGACCTCAATTTCCTGGAAGCCTCGCCAGCCTTCCGTAGCCCCCTGGTCAGATAGCATGGCCCTTCCTAACCCACGTCTCCCTTACCATCCAATGCTCCTCCTGAAACCTACCTGTACCCCAGTTTCCCCTGTTCCCTGCAGTCCTATACCTGGTCCCACAGATAATGGTGAAAGGGAAGGGTCCTGGGGTCAACACATCAGCCCATTCCCTTTCCCTGTCTCCAGATCCACTGGGAGGCCTCCCCGGAGATGCAAAGCAAATGCcatcaaaaagggaaaaacaaccaGGTATGTGGTCTGTCCTTTCCCcagctcctttccttctcttcagcTGGGGATGTCAAGGTTGGTGGGGACACAGATGGAGAGGTATGGATCAGCCAGTCAGTTGCAGCAACCACAGCAAACACGTGAGTGTAGCCAGAGTGGTGGGCCCCTAGGTGCAGCGCTTCTAATCCAAACAGCTGGTCACCTACCAGCTTGGCCTATAGTGGCATCTGAATCTCTTCTGGGCTCCTGAGTAAGAATCATGATAGAAATAAGTAATCTCTAGTAAATGCTGACTTAGCCATTATCTCTCCTAATTCTAAAATAACCCTATGAAATAGTATtatcctccattttacagatgagacaaatGAGGTTTAGTCAAGGACTAGCTCAAATACCCAGTATTCCATGGAGGGCTGTTAGCGAATTGCCAGTTCTTCCAAGCTAAAGAACAGGGTGTCTGCAGGGGTTCCATGTCTGGCTATGTAACAGATCCATCcggagaactttttaaaaatacgcattcccaggggtgcctggctggctcagtcagtagagcatgcaactcttgatcccagggtcatgagttcaaaccccacattgggcatagagccatccccaaaaagaaagaaaaaaaactatattccCTGGCCCAGGGGTTCTGATTCGGTGGGTCTGGGGTGGTGTCGGGATAGGTGTGTTTAACGAGGCACCGCTAAGAGATTTCATCAAAAGCCCTGCTGGAGCAGCATGGGTAGGAAGTGGGGCTGGTGAAGCAAGTGGAACCCAGTCACAGAGCACTGCAAATGCCCAGCTAGAGGTATGGGTTTTATTCTGTGACAGTGGGCACCCTCACCATTTGGTACTTTAGAGACTCAGACTTTAGTGTGCACAAGAATCACCTGGGTATGTTATAAATGCAGGTGCTAACTCAGTCAGTCTGGGGAAGGGGCCCAAGATTCTGCAATTCTAACAAGCTTCCAGGGGAAGCTGATACTGTTGCTCCCCAAGCCACACTTTGGGTAGCAAGGCTTCAGGAAGACAATTCCCAAAACATGTTCTGAGAAACATTAATTTTCAAAAGGGGGGGTTTAATGGTCAGatgagtttgggaaatgctgtatGCTTAATCCCACAGTGCACAGCAACATCCCTAAGGCCCTGAGAAGTCCCCTGGCAAGGCAGGTTTTAGCCATGGTTTCCAACTTATTTGACCACAGAATTCCTCCCTCATCCccccttatttgtttgtttatttatttaagtttattttgagagggagtgtgtttgcatgaatgggggtgggggcaagcagagggtgagggagagaatcccacacaggctcctcatggggcttgatcccacaaaccatgagttcatgccctgagccgaaatcaagagtcagacacttaacttactgagccacccaggtgctctccttcccacccacccccatcccacccccccccacttttttttttttttttttttagtgtttatttatttttgagagagaaagagacagagcatgagtggggaggggcagagagagagggagacacagaatccaaagcaggctccaggctccgagctgtcagcacagagcccaatgcggggctcgaactcacaaactgtgaaatcgtgacctgagccgaagttggacgcttaaccgactgagccacccagggaccccgacCTTTTTTAACGTAAACATCTTGGGGAAATACTACTAGAGTAATACTAATCCAGGCCCAGGCACTAGATGGATTAAAATGGAGTAAGtctatgggacacctgggtggctcagttgattaagcatctgactcagttcgtgatctcgtggttcgtgagtttgagtcctgcaaggagcctgcttgggattatctctctgcctctcccctaccctctctctatttctctctcaaaataaatgaaaataaacttaaaaaaaatccttcaaaaaaaaatcataaaataaaatagtgagtCTGGAGGCAGCAAAGGCAGTGAAGGTTGGGGGCATCATGGGGGTCAGAGGAGGAAGGCATGAGCAGGCTAGTGGAGAGAAGGGACCCGGGGAGGCAATGGGATGAGACAAAAAGGCCTGCATGGATTCAAACCCTGGGTAACGAGCAGGAGGAGGAATCGTGAACAAGGCAaacaagtcggggagggggcgCTTAGCTTGAGGCATTTAATGGGCAGAGAAgagcagtgtggctggagcaggtgagggaggggaggaaggggcagagccctACCATGCAGGGCCGGAAGTGGTAGGCTATGTTCAGGACTCTAGTGGGCCATGAAGGTTTTTTAAATACAGCAGTGACACGATCTGgtttacatgtttaaaatatgCCTTGGAAAGTGGGTTGCCAGAGGGTGCTAATCGGTAGAATATCTCTGGAAGGAAACCAGACAATGGTAAGAGCAGTCCCCTTTGAAGGCAACAGGGATAAAAGGAGACGCTCTGTTTACAACCTGTCCCTTTGTACCTGCTGAATTTTACACTGTGTACATGCATTCCTCACTCATTGAATAAACAAGTAGCTTTTACAGAGTGGCAGAGGCTTGGGAGAACTGTCAGGCAGTCTCTACAGTTGTCCAGGGAAGAGGCAACAGTGGCGACATGGACTagggtggtggagggggaagTGGACCACGTCAGGAGACATGACAAAGAATCTCGAGGAAGGACTGAACATGGGGGTGAGGGAGTGGGAAGCAGCAAGGATGACTCCTGGAATCGACtaataggatggatggatgaagtgAGGTGGGAAAGACTGGATGAACAGGTTTAGGAGGGAAGATGCAGGTTAGGGAGGAGGGAATGAGCTAGCTATTGGGTggagagagggcagagcctggggaTACATTTGGTAGTGTCACCCCACAGGGGGTGTGGGAGCTCCAGGACTAGGGGACACTGCTGAGAAGGAGATGTGAGAGAAGTATCTCAGGGTGGTGGGAGCCCTGGGGGCCCCCGAACTGGGGGTGCGGAGGGCTGCAGGCAATGCAGAAGCTGGCAAAATGTGTCAGGTAATCCTGACAGTGAGATAGAAGACTGAAGAGGGGTCAGTGCCGCTGGGAAGCCCAAGGACAGTGGGTTCCAGGGAGTAGTCTGTGTTCCGGGCAGTGAGCAGGCCCACTGGGAACTCAGAACTGTGTCGGGTGGGTGGGGGCAAGAGCCGAACTACAACGCTGGATTAACGGAAAAGGCCTCTAAGCAGGCTGGGGGCTcacagccctcccccacctcccccccagaCGGAGTGCTTCAACCATGTGCGATTCCTTCAGCGACTCAATGCCACCCACTTCTATGCATGCGGGACTCACGCCTTCCAGCCTCTCTGTGCAGCCATTGTGAGTAggcctgccccagcccagcccttaTTGCTGCTCCCTGGCCCTGGACCAGTCTGAGCTTGGGCCATGACCCCTGCCTGTCCTCGAGACCACTGACTTCTGGCCTCGTAATCCTCCAGGATGCTGAGGCCTTCACCTTGCCAACAAGCtttgaggaggggaaggagaagtgtCCTTATGACCCAGCCCGTGGCTTCACAGGCCTCATCATCGGTGAGCATGcgctcctccccaccctggccccttATCCATCAGCGTGCTCTTTGGGGGACACGGACCTCGTTGCTAGGACTTGCCACTGATATGTGTTATGTGCCTTATTGTATGTGACGTGTCTGTCATGCGTGGCATGCCTGTGCTCCAGATGGAGGCCTCTACACAGCCACACGGTATGAATTCCGGAGCATCCCTGACATCCGCCGAAGCCGCCACCCGCACTCCTTGAGGACTGAGGAGGCTCCAATGCACTGGCTCAATGGTTAGGAGGATGAGGCACAGGATGTTGGGGGGCAGGGTACTATTCATCTTTACTCCCTTGGGCAGTTGACATCCCATCCCCAAATTCCCAGGTGAGCCTGTCTATTCCTGAGTGTGGTTGAGTGAGGGGTAGTGGAGGGGATCCCCATCCTGTCTCAGGGGCCACTTGAACTGCCCAACCTGCAGATGCTGAGTTTGTGTTCTCCGTCCTGGTACGGGAGAGCGAGGCCAGTACAGTGGGCGATGACGACAAGGTTTACTACTTCTTCACGGAGCGGGCCACTGACGAGGGCCCCAGCAGCTTCACTCAGAGCCGCAACAGCCACCGTGTGGCCCGTGTGGCCCGTGTGTGCAAGGTGAGTAGCACCAAGTTTGGCCCAAGAGTGTACAAGCGGAACCTCTGACGCTGACCCTGTGCCCTACCTCCCCAGGGAGACCTAGGAGGAAAGAAGATCTTGCAGAAGAAGTGGACCTCCTTCTTAAAGGCGCGTCTAGTCTGCCACATTCCACAGTATGAGATGCTACGTGGTGTCTGCAGCCTGGACACTGACACCTCAGCACGCACACACTTCTATGCGGCCTTCACGCTGACCACACAGTGGTCAGTGCAGGGACAGTGGGGACACAAGGAACTGGGGACAGCCTGAGGCCTGGAGCAGAGGTCAATGAGGAGAAATAGGATCCCTTGTGGGGAGGCTGGCTGCAGAGATAGAATTCTAGGCACATCCAGCTCGCCTGGAGCCAGAGGCCACAGTGGCCTCCTGACCCTTAGGAGAGGCCCTGAGGCCGAGAGCTGGGGTTGGCCAGGGTTAACAGTGAGCTCCAGGCTGGGGCAGGTGGCAAGGGGGCAGGCTCCACCCAGTGTGGCTCAGGCCCCTCCCCTATGTCCCTTCCTAGGAAGACCCTAGAGGCCTCAGCCATCTGCCGCTACGACCTGGCCGAGGTGCAGGCTGTCTTCGCAGGTCCCTACATGGAATACCAGGATGGTGCCCGGCGCTGGGGCCGCTATGAGGGTGGGGTGCCGGAGCCCCGGCCCGGCTCAGTGAGTGCCCAGGCCTGGGGTCAGTGCTGAGTAGACAGAACTcccgggaggggcaggagggcctagccttggggggggggggggggggggagggcacgcAAGCAAGCAGTAGATTCCTGAGGTTCActgcctctgccccccaccccagtgcatCACAGATTCATTGCGCACTCGCGGCTACAACTCATCCCAGGATTTGCCATCCCTCGTCTTGGACTTTGTGAAGTTGCACCCACTGATGGCTCGGCCCGTGGTACCCACACGAGGACGGCCCCTGCTGCTCAAGCGCAGTGTGCGCTATACACACCTCACAGGGACGCCTGTCACCACGCCTGCCGGACCCACCTATGACCTGCTCTTTCTGGGCACAGGTACTTTTGACCCCTGGCCTGGGCCCTTTGGTAACTGCTGACCTGGGTCCTTGATCCTCGTTGACCGCTCATCCCCTGAATGACTTTTGATCACAAAACCCTGGTGACCAATGATGTTGATTCTTCAATGAACACTCACTACTGACCCCCAATGACCACTGGCTCTTGGTACCTGCGGATTCCTGTCACCAACCACAGTGATATTTGACCCTGATCACTAATGTTTCTGGACCCAACAATTCCTGCCATGGCAAGCCCAGAGTTCCCAGCCAGGGAACTGTTCCCAGTCCTGAGTAACTGTTACCGGCTGAATCCTTGTCCCTGACGTCCTGGCTCCCAAGCTACTCCCATTAGGCTATTGCAGGGGGCTGAAaacaaattccatttctgggttctgacCCTCTGCCCTTTCCATACCAGCTGATGGCTGGATCCACAAGGCCGTGGTGCTGGGTTCTGGGATGCACATTATCGAAGAGACACAAGTGTTCAAGGAGCCCCAGTCTGTGGAAAATCTGGTCATCTCTCCAATGCAGGTAGCCTCTGACCCACTACTTGCCAGAATagggggagggagtgggtggCTGGGCAGTGGCCGTGTGTGTCTGTAGGTGGGAGTTGGGGGTGTTGCCAACCAGCTTTCCTCTCCGGCTCCCAGCACAGCCTTTACGTGGGGGCCCCTAGTGGTGTCATCCAGCTACCGCTGTCTAGCTGCTCCCGCTACCGCTCCTGCTATGACTGCATCCTGGCCCGGGACCCCTACTGTGGCTGGGACCCCAGCACCCATGCCTGCATCATAACCAACAGGTCCCAGGGTAGCAGGTAAGAGGTGGTAGGGGTGTGAGGGTCCCGTGTGAACAGGGGATCAGGGCCTGAGGGGAGGAGGCGGGCCTGCTAgctggagggggagtggggggcagttGTTGGCAACAGCATCATTGACTTCCACTGGGGAGACTAAAGCTCAGTTCCCCTGTTCGTGAGTTTAGGACAGCACTGATACAGGACATAGAGAGAGGAAACCGAGGCTGTGAAGGCAACAAGGACACAGGTAAGTGACAGGCATGGACGTGTGTAGGCCCGGCTGCACAGCCTGTCCTCTAGATTTACTGTCATTTGCCTGTGCGTGTACGTATCTGAATGGTTGTGTCTGTGTGCTTTCAGCGAGGATGTTCCAGCACAGtgtggcacagagtaagtgctccaCAGACATCTGTTGCCCTAAAGGATTATAAATGAGGAGAAAGGCTCATGACATAAAAGTTCTTTTTGTCACACCTGAGCTTATAGCCAAGTGTGTGCtggcaggggcgggagggggggcaaTTAAATGATCACCCAAGTAATTCTTTCCATTGGTTTTTGCTACAAAAGGAATACTTACAACTATAACAAGGATTTGAAGGACAATGAATACTCCCCTGAGGAAGATCAGATGACTGAGCTGATACCTAAAGGAGGAGCAGAAGTTAATAGTCATACTAACATGTACTGagtacttactctgtgccaggcgctGACCGAACACGTACACACACGATTTCTCTTATGCTCACAGCATTGCTAGGAGAGAGGTGCCACGATCCCCATCCCTATGAGGGGCAATCTCTCTGAGGTACAGGGAGAGTAAGTAAACTGCCCAAAGTTAATAAGCTATTAAGTAGTGGGGTCAGAATTCAAACCTGACCCCGAACAGTCTGACTGGAGTTTGTGCTTTTCATTACTTCTGTGCTCTTTCCCCCTGGCCAACCAGCGGAGGGCACGGAGAGGGGGGTGACATCCAAGCAGAGGGGACAGCAGGCCGATGAGCTTGGGGTGTTTGCCAAGAGGCTGCAGAAGTGGGCAGGGACCATGTTGAGGCAGGGAAGTGGCACAGTCAGTGTGGTGTTTTTAAAAGGTTACCCCACTCCTGCATGGAGAATAAATTACATGGGGGCCAGAGTGGGCCAgcagctggggaaggagagaagtgaACAGGGCTGAGATGGATTCTGGAAGCAGAATCCTGGTGAGAATTAGACACgaaggtgaaggagagagagaggcaaggggaCTCCCCGGTTTCTGACTTAAGCAGCTGAGTAGCTACTGGTGCCATTCATTGTGACAATTCAAGGAAAAGACATGGTGTAGTTTGGGACGGAGGCTTTGGCCTTAGTTCCTGTGCCATGTTCAAGAGACCTCCCGTGGAGATGCCCTGTGTGTGGAAGATGTTCAAGTCTGTCGATCAGGGGAGAACTCTGTGCTAGAGATTGAGCTTACAAATCATTGGCAGATAGCAGGCACTGAAACCACTGAGACGGGACAATGCAAACCTTAAATGGGAACACAAACGCAAGAGACCTCATTCAGTTGTCACCATGATTCCAGATTTGCGCTTGGTGCCAGGGACGTAACAGTGAACCACCTGGCCTGCCATCTCCAACGCCCTCCCTCAGATAGACAACACTGACCACTCCtctcaccgccccccctccccacctccagggccaccaccaccactgaGAACCCGCTCTGTCCTCCGAGGTGACGATGTTCTCCTGCCCTGTGACCAGCCATCCAACCTGGCCCGGGCCTTGTGGCTGCTCAATGGGAGCATGGGCCTGA
The sequence above is drawn from the Panthera tigris isolate Pti1 chromosome D2, P.tigris_Pti1_mat1.1, whole genome shotgun sequence genome and encodes:
- the SEMA4G gene encoding semaphorin-4G, with the protein product MWGRLWPLFLSFLTASAVPGPSLRRPSRELDAIPRMTIPYEELSRTRHFKGRAQNYSTLLLEESSARLLVGARGALFSLNARDIGDGAHKEIHWEASPEMQSKCHQKGKNNQTECFNHVRFLQRLNATHFYACGTHAFQPLCAAIDAEAFTLPTSFEEGKEKCPYDPARGFTGLIIDGGLYTATRYEFRSIPDIRRSRHPHSLRTEEAPMHWLNDAEFVFSVLVRESEASTVGDDDKVYYFFTERATDEGPSSFTQSRNSHRVARVARVCKGDLGGKKILQKKWTSFLKARLVCHIPQYEMLRGVCSLDTDTSARTHFYAAFTLTTQWKTLEASAICRYDLAEVQAVFAGPYMEYQDGARRWGRYEGGVPEPRPGSCITDSLRTRGYNSSQDLPSLVLDFVKLHPLMARPVVPTRGRPLLLKRSVRYTHLTGTPVTTPAGPTYDLLFLGTADGWIHKAVVLGSGMHIIEETQVFKEPQSVENLVISPMQHSLYVGAPSGVIQLPLSSCSRYRSCYDCILARDPYCGWDPSTHACIITNRSQGSRTALIQDIERGNRGCEGNKDTGPPPPLRTRSVLRGDDVLLPCDQPSNLARALWLLNGSMGLNDGQHGYRVGVDGLLVTNIQPEHSGNYGCYAEENGLRTLLASYSLTVRPATPAPAPQAPAMPGAQLAPDVRLLYVLAIAALGGLCLILASSLLYVACLQGGRRGRRRKYSLGRAGRAGGSAVQLQTVSGQCPGEEDEGDDGEGAGGLEGGCLQIIPGEGAPAPPPPPPPPPPAELTNGLVALPSRLRRMNGNSYVLLRQSNNGVPAGPCSFAEELSRILEKRKHTQLVEHLDESSV